Proteins from one Corallococcus exiguus genomic window:
- a CDS encoding Ig-like domain-containing protein: protein MDSFLLSRSPMKTLRSILFATLLMPAACIQIPDIAAPLDEPDCSDVGEAPMSVQWVSPQDGAQVGSIARLQVQLTGATPETVDLLVDGTAVAALKEPFVLDWETQSVSEGPHAFVVRARRCGQESLSPQRQVVVDRTKPSLVAQNPQDGAQWVPVHQTVRAELSEPVVADSVNNSTVRLLAGQSAVSAEVSLSQDGRVLTLQPLEPLPVSEVMRVVFDPSVTDAAGNPVAMSSQGWSWRVPAFLPLGDSQTPRTRVDSFSFQVERGGTPLVARLGTGTSGVQVERWNGVAWQALGAPLQGSAGDPQATECVLHLDSSDTPHVAWVQPKLDGSVEVHVRRWSGSAWTALGAPVIPVLSQASVTDLRIKVESFGGIPVIAFKERNASELQVSVFRLQAGEWRSRAVAGSQGVPNLTSLHLELNQWNEQILGRSNTEYGFPGWAISVSRSSGGSDVGYASPSRQAASPMFAMTVGGDGRIVVASPVQSNGSQSVLVQQWPTGTWERVGNTYDRVPGRTDASATALKLDAQGRLIMLLEEPESEASSSVRSLFVQRWTTDHWEQIGGALSANPGATPVSHSQLGTDKDGRIFLAWSEVDEQDATQFRLHVFRPND, encoded by the coding sequence ATGGACTCCTTCTTGCTCAGTCGCAGCCCCATGAAAACCCTCAGATCCATTCTGTTTGCGACGCTGCTCATGCCCGCGGCATGCATCCAGATTCCCGACATCGCGGCGCCACTCGACGAGCCAGACTGCAGTGACGTGGGCGAGGCTCCGATGAGCGTCCAATGGGTGTCACCCCAGGACGGAGCACAGGTCGGAAGCATCGCGAGGCTCCAGGTTCAACTGACGGGCGCCACACCAGAAACCGTGGACCTGCTCGTGGATGGCACAGCGGTAGCGGCCCTGAAGGAACCCTTCGTCCTGGATTGGGAGACCCAATCTGTCTCGGAGGGCCCGCATGCATTCGTCGTCCGTGCGCGCCGATGTGGGCAGGAATCCTTGAGCCCCCAGCGCCAGGTGGTGGTGGACCGGACGAAGCCATCGCTGGTCGCGCAGAATCCCCAGGACGGTGCGCAGTGGGTGCCCGTGCACCAGACGGTTCGAGCGGAGCTGTCCGAGCCCGTGGTGGCGGACAGCGTGAACAACAGCACGGTCCGACTGCTGGCGGGACAGAGTGCGGTCTCCGCGGAGGTTTCCCTGTCGCAGGATGGCCGCGTCCTGACGCTTCAACCGCTTGAGCCACTGCCCGTGAGCGAAGTGATGCGTGTGGTGTTTGATCCGAGCGTGACGGATGCCGCGGGCAACCCCGTGGCGATGTCTTCCCAGGGGTGGTCCTGGCGGGTTCCTGCCTTCCTTCCCCTGGGGGACTCGCAGACTCCTCGAACCCGCGTGGACTCCTTCTCGTTCCAGGTGGAGCGCGGGGGGACTCCGCTGGTGGCGAGGTTGGGAACGGGAACGTCCGGCGTCCAGGTCGAACGATGGAATGGTGTGGCCTGGCAAGCGCTAGGAGCCCCGCTCCAAGGCAGCGCCGGAGACCCCCAGGCAACGGAGTGTGTTCTGCACCTCGACTCGTCGGACACCCCGCACGTGGCATGGGTCCAACCCAAGCTCGATGGAAGCGTGGAGGTCCATGTCCGACGGTGGTCCGGGAGCGCCTGGACTGCCTTGGGGGCACCCGTCATTCCTGTGTTGTCGCAAGCGAGTGTGACCGACTTGCGAATAAAGGTGGAAAGCTTTGGGGGTATCCCTGTCATTGCTTTCAAGGAAAGGAATGCTTCGGAACTCCAAGTCAGTGTCTTCCGCCTGCAGGCGGGAGAGTGGAGATCACGGGCCGTGGCAGGCTCCCAGGGCGTCCCAAACCTCACGTCTCTGCACCTGGAACTGAATCAGTGGAACGAGCAGATCCTGGGCCGGAGCAATACGGAGTATGGATTCCCTGGGTGGGCGATTTCCGTTAGTCGTTCGTCAGGCGGGAGTGATGTCGGGTATGCGTCTCCATCCAGACAAGCCGCGTCGCCCATGTTTGCGATGACGGTGGGCGGGGATGGCAGGATCGTCGTCGCCAGCCCAGTCCAGTCCAATGGCAGTCAGTCCGTCCTCGTGCAGCAGTGGCCAACGGGGACATGGGAGCGCGTGGGAAATACCTATGACCGCGTCCCCGGAAGGACTGACGCTTCCGCCACCGCTCTCAAGCTCGACGCGCAGGGCCGGTTGATCATGCTGCTCGAAGAACCCGAGTCCGAAGCCTCGTCCTCCGTGCGAAGCCTGTTCGTCCAGCGGTGGACCACGGACCACTGGGAGCAGATTGGAGGCGCGCTGAGTGCCAATCCCGGTGCCACGCCGGTGAGCCACTCCCAACTCGGCACGGACAAGGACGGGCGCATCTTCCTCGCCTGGTCCGAAGTCGATGAGCAGGACGCCACCCAATTCCGGCTCCACGTCTTCCGCCCCAACGATTGA
- a CDS encoding response regulator translates to MKNAVLTSPEGEPTASGGPAPVNSAKQRVLVVDDFDDAREMYAEYLEFCGFEVDTAKNGLEAVEKAQEGEPDIILMDLSLPVMDGWEATRRIKQDTRTRDIPVMALTGHVLAGNAEHALSVGADEFVAKPCLPQDLENKIRNMLKPSKAKPRSGQE, encoded by the coding sequence ATGAAGAACGCGGTCCTGACATCTCCAGAGGGTGAGCCAACCGCGAGCGGTGGGCCCGCTCCCGTGAACTCCGCCAAGCAGCGCGTCCTCGTCGTCGACGACTTCGACGACGCCCGCGAGATGTACGCCGAATACCTGGAGTTCTGCGGGTTTGAGGTGGACACCGCGAAGAACGGCCTGGAGGCCGTGGAGAAGGCCCAGGAAGGGGAGCCGGACATCATCCTCATGGACCTGTCCCTCCCCGTCATGGATGGCTGGGAGGCGACGCGGCGCATCAAGCAGGACACCCGCACCCGCGACATCCCCGTGATGGCCCTCACCGGCCACGTGCTCGCCGGCAACGCCGAGCACGCCCTGTCCGTGGGCGCGGACGAGTTCGTCGCCAAGCCCTGCCTGCCCCAGGACCTGGAGAACAAGATCCGCAACATGCTCAAACCCAGCAAGGCGAAGCCCCGCTCGGGTCAGGAGTAA
- a CDS encoding nSTAND1 domain-containing NTPase, protein MGSPASSSPPDAWTPPEEFDEYRIVRPLGRGRTGRVYLAHDTLLERPVAVKFIPSLGSNALARFLVEARAAARIQHPNVVTLYRVGQLEDQPYLISEFIRGVSLDRLARPVSWERALGIGRDLARGLGAAHRRGVLHRDIKPGNAVLTESGEVKLLDFGLAKLLDRAEASEPTPPRAPLPPPELPADWDPEASPALGARSLDGVFLPSLPRGALVGTPYYMSPEAWAGEELTARSDVYSLGVVLYELCAGRGPFRDVPWRELSEAVRTRDVRPLQEVASSVDPGFAAAIDKCLKRDPAQRHASAAQLLDALEALTREELPAVIPEGNPYRGLRAFEAEHRGLFFGRRREQRAVLERLKAEAFLLMTGDSGVGKSSLCLAGILPAVADGALEDGRRWRTARLVPGRRPVSALAVALAPVLEVDEEPLAETLRQDPTSLGRRLRAKLGTQGGLLVYMDQLEELVTLSPPEEAALAGAALGALTEAAGGLRLLATGRSDFLTRLTAVPGLGPEVPHALYLLRALTPEETREAIVGPARVKGVRFESENVVDALVASTAASDGGLPLLQFALAELWDARDESRGVMTQAALDSLGGVSGALARHADAAVARLLPDQRSAARGVMLRLVTADGTRARKTDRELVGDDPRYRAALEALVRARLLVAREGEGGTAYELAHEALLTGWATLARWLVEAGERREVQARLEAAAAQWERLGHARESLWGPRQLAETELLEPSELTQREQSFLSTSRSTGVRSRRLKVGLVLGFLASLGLVYAGLQWRERRILDVRVRGELASAGSELEAVRRERDALQTERAEAFQLYDTGHKADGDRSWAKVAGHAGQLSHHFDAVADQLERALALAPTRTDVRDALADFLYERALWAESEREPVLPALLQRLRLYDPDGVRWNRWNTPAHLSLQVDAPGASAELRPISREAAGPEVVGEPLPSPGALPWANLTVPPGNYQLTVRAPGHEASVQPLLLTRGESRNVVLPLVREGALPPGFVYVPPGDVRFGSAAESSVRDFFNATPLHTVPVQGFLIARHETTYADWLQYLAALPAAERASRQPSVGTGGYAGGLALEPDGNGWRLRFQPGGVRYTARTGEPVRYARRSQRTEQDWRQFPVSGINFADAEAYVTWLSTSGQVPGARLCSELEWERAARGVDGREYPHGNRLGPDEANVDVTYGKDPGGFGPDVVGSHPASRSPFGADDMAGNVWEWTRSWLEPGRPVARGGSFTFNVTSARSSNRELPEPSLRDVTVGLRVCADAPVSGG, encoded by the coding sequence GTGGGCTCTCCCGCCTCGTCTTCTCCACCTGACGCGTGGACTCCTCCCGAGGAGTTCGACGAATACCGCATCGTGCGGCCGCTCGGACGGGGACGCACGGGCCGGGTGTACCTGGCGCACGACACGCTCCTGGAGCGCCCCGTCGCGGTGAAGTTCATCCCGTCGCTGGGCTCCAACGCGCTGGCGCGCTTCCTGGTGGAGGCTCGCGCCGCCGCCCGCATCCAGCACCCCAACGTCGTCACCCTGTACCGGGTGGGACAGCTGGAGGATCAGCCGTACCTCATCTCGGAGTTCATCCGGGGCGTCAGCCTGGACCGGCTGGCCCGGCCCGTGTCCTGGGAGCGCGCGCTGGGCATCGGGCGGGACCTGGCCCGGGGCCTGGGCGCCGCGCACCGCCGGGGCGTGCTCCACCGCGACATCAAGCCCGGTAACGCCGTCCTCACGGAGAGCGGCGAAGTGAAGCTGCTCGACTTTGGCCTGGCCAAGCTGCTCGACCGTGCCGAAGCCAGCGAGCCCACCCCACCTCGCGCGCCCCTTCCGCCGCCGGAGCTGCCCGCGGATTGGGATCCGGAAGCCAGCCCCGCGCTCGGCGCCCGTTCGCTGGACGGCGTCTTCCTGCCGTCCCTGCCGCGCGGCGCGCTGGTGGGCACGCCCTACTACATGTCCCCGGAGGCCTGGGCCGGCGAGGAACTCACTGCGCGCAGTGACGTGTACTCACTGGGCGTCGTGCTCTACGAGCTGTGCGCGGGCCGTGGCCCCTTCCGCGATGTGCCCTGGCGCGAGCTGTCCGAGGCCGTGCGCACCCGCGACGTGCGCCCCCTCCAGGAGGTGGCCTCGTCAGTGGACCCGGGCTTCGCCGCCGCCATCGACAAGTGCCTGAAGCGCGACCCCGCCCAGCGCCACGCGTCCGCCGCGCAACTGCTCGACGCGCTGGAGGCGCTGACGCGCGAGGAGCTTCCGGCCGTCATTCCGGAGGGCAATCCCTACCGTGGCCTCCGCGCCTTCGAGGCCGAGCACCGCGGCCTCTTCTTCGGCCGCCGCCGCGAGCAGCGCGCCGTGCTGGAGCGGCTCAAGGCGGAGGCCTTCCTGCTGATGACGGGCGACTCCGGCGTGGGCAAGTCGTCCCTATGCCTCGCGGGCATCCTCCCCGCCGTGGCGGACGGCGCGCTGGAGGACGGCCGGCGCTGGCGCACCGCGCGGCTCGTGCCCGGACGCAGGCCCGTGTCCGCGCTCGCCGTGGCGCTCGCGCCGGTGCTGGAGGTGGACGAGGAGCCGCTCGCGGAGACGCTGCGTCAGGACCCCACGTCGCTTGGCCGCAGGCTGCGCGCGAAGCTGGGCACGCAGGGCGGGCTGCTCGTCTACATGGACCAGCTGGAGGAGCTGGTGACGCTGTCCCCGCCGGAGGAGGCCGCGCTCGCGGGCGCCGCGCTGGGGGCGCTCACGGAGGCGGCCGGGGGACTGCGGCTGCTCGCCACCGGCCGCAGCGACTTCCTCACCCGCCTCACCGCCGTGCCCGGCCTGGGCCCGGAGGTGCCGCACGCGCTGTACCTCCTGCGCGCGCTCACCCCGGAGGAGACTCGCGAGGCCATCGTCGGCCCCGCGCGCGTGAAGGGCGTGCGCTTCGAGTCCGAGAACGTGGTGGACGCGCTCGTCGCTTCCACGGCCGCCTCCGACGGCGGCCTGCCGCTGCTCCAGTTCGCGCTGGCGGAGCTGTGGGACGCTCGCGACGAGTCCCGTGGCGTGATGACCCAGGCGGCGCTGGACTCACTGGGCGGTGTGTCCGGTGCGCTCGCCCGGCACGCCGACGCCGCGGTGGCCCGCCTGTTGCCCGACCAGCGCTCGGCGGCGCGCGGCGTGATGCTGCGCCTGGTGACGGCGGATGGCACCCGCGCGCGCAAGACGGACCGCGAGCTGGTGGGCGACGACCCTCGCTACCGCGCAGCGCTGGAGGCACTGGTGCGCGCGCGCCTGCTCGTGGCGCGCGAAGGCGAGGGCGGCACCGCGTACGAACTGGCCCATGAAGCGCTCCTCACCGGGTGGGCCACGCTGGCGCGCTGGCTGGTGGAGGCGGGCGAGCGCCGCGAGGTGCAGGCCCGGCTGGAGGCCGCCGCCGCGCAGTGGGAGCGCCTGGGCCATGCGCGCGAGTCGCTCTGGGGCCCTCGCCAGCTGGCGGAGACGGAGCTGCTGGAGCCGTCCGAGCTCACCCAGCGCGAGCAGTCCTTCCTCAGCACCTCGCGCAGCACGGGCGTGCGCAGCCGCCGCCTGAAGGTGGGCCTGGTGCTGGGCTTCCTCGCGTCGCTGGGGCTCGTGTACGCGGGCCTGCAGTGGCGCGAGCGTCGCATCCTCGACGTGCGTGTGCGTGGCGAGCTGGCCTCGGCCGGGTCGGAGCTGGAGGCCGTGCGCCGTGAACGCGACGCGCTCCAGACCGAGCGCGCGGAGGCCTTCCAGCTCTACGACACCGGCCACAAGGCGGACGGGGACCGGAGCTGGGCGAAGGTGGCGGGACACGCCGGACAGCTGTCCCACCACTTCGACGCCGTGGCGGACCAGCTGGAGCGCGCGCTGGCGCTGGCCCCCACTCGCACCGATGTGCGCGACGCGCTGGCGGACTTCCTCTACGAGCGCGCCCTGTGGGCCGAAAGCGAGCGCGAGCCCGTGCTGCCCGCGCTGCTCCAGCGCCTGCGCCTCTACGACCCCGACGGTGTGCGCTGGAACCGCTGGAACACGCCCGCGCACCTGTCCCTCCAGGTGGACGCGCCCGGCGCCTCCGCGGAGCTGCGCCCCATCTCACGCGAGGCTGCAGGTCCGGAGGTCGTGGGCGAGCCCCTGCCGTCCCCGGGCGCGCTCCCCTGGGCGAACCTCACCGTGCCTCCGGGGAACTACCAACTCACCGTGCGCGCCCCGGGCCACGAGGCGTCGGTGCAGCCGCTGCTCCTGACGCGCGGGGAGTCCCGGAACGTCGTCCTGCCGCTCGTCCGCGAGGGGGCGCTCCCGCCGGGGTTCGTGTACGTGCCCCCGGGTGACGTGCGCTTCGGCAGCGCCGCCGAGTCCAGCGTGCGCGACTTCTTCAACGCCACCCCGCTGCACACCGTGCCCGTGCAGGGCTTCCTCATCGCCCGCCACGAGACGACGTACGCGGACTGGCTCCAATACCTGGCGGCCCTGCCCGCGGCGGAGCGCGCCTCGCGCCAGCCCAGCGTGGGCACGGGCGGCTACGCCGGGGGCCTGGCGCTGGAGCCGGACGGCAATGGCTGGCGCCTTCGCTTCCAGCCCGGCGGCGTGCGCTACACGGCGCGGACGGGCGAGCCCGTGCGGTACGCGCGGCGCTCGCAGCGCACGGAGCAGGACTGGCGCCAGTTCCCCGTCAGCGGCATCAACTTCGCGGACGCGGAGGCCTACGTGACGTGGCTGTCCACGTCCGGCCAGGTGCCGGGGGCGCGGCTGTGCTCGGAGCTGGAGTGGGAGCGCGCCGCGCGCGGCGTGGACGGTCGCGAGTATCCCCACGGCAACCGGCTGGGGCCGGACGAGGCCAACGTGGACGTCACCTACGGCAAGGATCCGGGTGGCTTCGGCCCGGACGTCGTGGGCAGCCATCCCGCGTCCCGCAGTCCCTTCGGCGCGGACGACATGGCCGGCAACGTCTGGGAGTGGACCCGCTCGTGGCTGGAGCCCGGCCGCCCGGTGGCTCGCGGGGGCAGCTTCACCTTCAACGTGACGAGCGCGCGGTCCTCCAACCGCGAGCTGCCAGAGCCCTCACTGCGCGACGTCACGGTGGGCCTGCGCGTGTGCGCGGACGCGCCCGTGTCCGGCGGTTGA
- a CDS encoding ADYC domain-containing protein, which produces MRTLQRVFAACLAVVAVGCGTESSEPEAPSLRTQVAEVVSPNGRNLNGRNLNGRNLNNGELGSMLVSVAYAGASSASGKALTNVRLQGSAFVGLDGPNPVTGMGFNGARFVGKLGDGSTLPVRVDSITQGSGGDSDLWSYQVSYQGSDGSWNSVCQDANGGALSAIAVAGRWNYLQGVAGGGEKIEDATAFTFACEGAAIAKCMHFGYKPWATVNGQSLAGHHQACTRMVRADFCGDGASHTTDGQWVNLYDGVGVQTDTESWSTEAEWNEAGARCFTSETRAHAPVTCSGFNPIPDCGSTSHFQSGTRLISESPYGVSGL; this is translated from the coding sequence ATGAGGACGTTGCAGCGAGTGTTCGCGGCGTGTCTCGCCGTCGTGGCGGTGGGCTGTGGCACGGAATCGTCGGAGCCCGAGGCTCCCTCCCTGCGCACGCAGGTGGCGGAGGTCGTCTCGCCCAATGGGCGCAACCTCAACGGACGCAACCTCAACGGCCGCAACCTGAACAACGGCGAGCTGGGCAGCATGCTGGTGTCCGTGGCGTACGCGGGCGCCTCCTCCGCCTCCGGCAAGGCGCTGACCAACGTGCGGCTGCAGGGCTCGGCTTTCGTCGGCCTGGACGGCCCCAACCCCGTGACGGGCATGGGCTTCAATGGCGCCCGCTTCGTCGGCAAGCTGGGCGACGGCTCGACCCTGCCCGTGCGCGTGGACAGCATCACCCAGGGCAGCGGCGGCGACAGCGACCTGTGGTCCTACCAGGTCTCCTACCAGGGTTCGGACGGCAGCTGGAACTCCGTGTGCCAGGACGCGAACGGTGGGGCGCTCTCCGCCATCGCCGTGGCCGGCCGCTGGAACTACCTCCAGGGCGTGGCGGGCGGCGGCGAGAAGATTGAGGACGCCACCGCCTTCACCTTCGCCTGCGAGGGCGCCGCCATCGCGAAGTGCATGCACTTTGGTTACAAGCCCTGGGCCACCGTCAACGGCCAGAGCCTCGCGGGTCACCACCAGGCCTGCACCCGCATGGTTCGCGCGGACTTCTGTGGCGACGGCGCGTCGCACACCACCGATGGCCAGTGGGTCAACCTCTACGACGGCGTGGGCGTCCAGACGGACACCGAGTCCTGGAGCACGGAGGCCGAGTGGAATGAAGCCGGCGCGCGCTGCTTCACCTCGGAGACCCGCGCCCACGCGCCCGTGACGTGCTCGGGCTTCAACCCCATCCCTGACTGCGGCAGCACCAGCCACTTCCAGTCCGGCACCCGCCTCATCAGCGAGTCGCCCTACGGGGTCAGCGGCTTGTAG
- a CDS encoding efflux RND transporter periplasmic adaptor subunit, whose translation MERTEETAGLRARRTGSRWGAVLAVVWLAGACGQRSEEAAAPTAPTVVSLGPENVVRVEPQKLENGPVISGTLQARRLASVRAEVGGSILDVMADQGQTVKEGQPLARVEEHTLREQVLAASSSLRVARNALQVAKTDEQRNQTLVKQGVITRRDFERAQLTRTQAEGQLAQAQAQLKLAQDQLARTKVSAPFTGVVSERQVNAGDIVQPGAPLFVVVDPATLRLEASVPAAQLGQVKVGTPVAFRVNGYEDRAFKGEVERINPAVDPATGQVRIYVGIPNNEQTLLSGLFALGRVASQSKEALAVPVDALDTRQEPPTVQRISNGKVEEVAVTLGLRDDVAQAVEVRSGLKAGDVVLLGSARDLTNGTPVKLTAAPEGPKKQRPVSPPEAQQGVGGAGNASGGSGPAQAPAAAGAPTPPAQAPAK comes from the coding sequence GTGGAACGCACCGAAGAGACAGCGGGTCTTCGAGCCCGGCGCACGGGTTCACGGTGGGGAGCCGTACTGGCCGTTGTCTGGTTGGCTGGCGCATGCGGACAGCGCTCCGAGGAGGCCGCCGCGCCCACCGCGCCGACGGTGGTGTCGCTGGGACCGGAGAACGTGGTGCGCGTGGAGCCCCAGAAGCTGGAGAACGGTCCCGTCATCTCCGGGACGCTCCAGGCGCGGCGGCTGGCCAGCGTCCGCGCGGAGGTGGGGGGCAGCATCCTGGACGTGATGGCGGACCAGGGCCAGACGGTGAAGGAGGGGCAGCCCCTGGCGCGAGTAGAGGAACACACGCTGCGCGAGCAGGTGCTGGCTGCCAGCTCCAGCCTGCGCGTGGCGCGCAATGCCTTGCAGGTGGCGAAAACGGATGAGCAGCGCAATCAAACCCTGGTCAAACAGGGCGTCATCACCCGCCGCGACTTCGAACGCGCGCAGCTCACACGGACGCAGGCGGAGGGACAGCTGGCGCAGGCGCAGGCGCAGCTGAAGCTGGCGCAGGACCAGCTGGCGCGCACGAAGGTCTCCGCGCCCTTCACGGGCGTGGTGAGCGAGCGGCAGGTGAACGCGGGCGACATCGTCCAGCCGGGCGCGCCCCTCTTCGTCGTGGTGGACCCCGCGACGTTGCGGCTGGAGGCCTCCGTGCCCGCGGCGCAGCTGGGCCAGGTGAAGGTCGGAACGCCCGTGGCCTTCCGCGTGAACGGCTACGAGGACCGCGCCTTCAAGGGTGAGGTGGAGCGCATCAACCCGGCGGTGGACCCCGCCACGGGCCAGGTGCGCATCTACGTGGGCATCCCCAACAACGAGCAGACGCTCCTGTCCGGCCTGTTCGCGCTGGGGCGCGTGGCGTCCCAGTCGAAAGAGGCGCTGGCCGTGCCGGTGGACGCGCTCGACACGCGCCAGGAGCCGCCCACCGTGCAGCGCATCTCCAACGGCAAGGTGGAGGAGGTGGCGGTGACGCTGGGCCTGCGGGATGACGTGGCGCAGGCCGTGGAGGTTCGCTCGGGGTTGAAGGCTGGGGACGTGGTGCTGCTCGGCTCCGCGCGCGACCTGACCAACGGCACGCCCGTGAAGCTCACCGCCGCGCCGGAAGGGCCGAAGAAGCAGCGGCCGGTTTCTCCACCGGAAGCCCAGCAGGGCGTGGGCGGCGCGGGCAACGCGTCCGGCGGCAGTGGCCCCGCTCAGGCTCCGGCCGCGGCTGGGGCTCCGACGCCTCCGGCCCAGGCACCCGCGAAGTAG